The sequence TGCACTTCTGGCGTCGCCAAATATTTCATAAAGTCCCAGGCCGCCTCTTGCTCGGCTTCCTCTTTGCCGCTTGACATCCATAAGCTCGCTCCGCCAATGACTACACCCTCACGCTCTACTTCTTCGGAGTGGGGAATAAAGGCAACGCCTACTTCAAACGGGGCATTGTCAATGACATCTCTAGATGTGGCCGACGATTGCATAAACATGGCGACTTCGCCTGCCAAAAAGCCAGCAACCATGTTGTCTGAGTTAGTGCCGTAATTCATAAACGTGTCTTCTTCAATCATCCGCTCAACCCACTCAAAAATCGAGCGGCCTTTGTCATTGTCGAATGCCACTTCAGTGGCGACATCGTCACGCCCGTTTTCATTGTTTAACAAATGCCCGCCTTGGTTGGCCAACAACTCTTCGAATAGCCATCCATATGCTTGTAAAGCAAAACCTTTCATGCCTTCATTGGCCTCGACGATTTTTTTGCTTGCTTCTTCGATGCCTTCAAATGTTTCTGGCGGACTTTCAGGGTCTAACCCAGCCGCTTCAAACGCATCCTTGTTGTAATACATGACAGGAGTTGAAGAATTAAATGGCATCGAATAAAATTGGCCATCAATATGATAGTAATTGATAATATTTTCTTCTAAACCGCTCATGTCATATCCTTCTTCATCAATGAACTGTTGAATCGGTACAATATTGCCGCTGTTAATCATCGACATTGTGCCGATCTCCTGCACTTGGATAATGGTTGGCGCTTCCTCCGTCCCACCAACGCTATGGAATTTTGGCAACGATTCCTCGTACGTGCCTTGGAACTCGGCATTTACGTGGACTTCATCCTGTGACTCGTTATAAGAAGAGACGATTTGATCAAGGGCAACCTGTGCCTGTCCTCCCATTGAGTGCCAAAAAGTGACAACGGTTTTGTCGCTATCTCCTCCGCTTGCTCCCCCTGAACTGCCACATGCGGCTAACATGACAAGCGCCGCGGCGCTGCTAAGTAGACCGATTCCCTTTTTCATAAAAAAACACTCCTTTTTCATTTATTTAAGCGCTCCTTCAGCTAGGCCTTGCTGCAATTTCTTCTGGCCGAGAAACAGCAAGATTAGCGTCGGGAGAATCACAATGACTGCCCCTGCCATGACAACGCCCCACTGGTTTAACGTTTCTTGCGATTGCAATTGCTTTAAGCCAATTTGCACAGTCCGGACGGTGTCATCAGTAGTGGCAAGAAGCGGCCACAAATACATATTCCAAGAAGTCAGAAAGCCATAAATGCCAAGTGTGACAAGGCTTGTACGTGCCATCGGCAAGACAACCGTTAAATAAAACTTAAAGTCGCCCATTCCTAAAATTTCACTCGCCTCTTTTAGCTCAACGGGAATTTGCTTAAACGTCTGCCGCAGCAAAAATGTCCCAAATGCCATCGCAAAAAACGGCAATGTCAAACCAGGATACGTATTGACAAGCCCTAATTCACGGATCGTCTGGAAATTCGGAATGATCGACGCTTCAAACGGAATCATCATCGTCGCCACAAATAAAAAGAACAGCATATCCCGGCCTTTAAACGTTAAGAACACAAACGCATAAGCAGCTAAGCTTGATAGAATTAGTTGGCCGACCATAATGACGAGCGAAACAATCAAACTGTTCAACAAGTAATTCAACAGCGGAAACCGTTGAAACGCTTGAATATAATTGTCGAACGTCCACACCGATGGGATCACTTTACCTGTCAGTGTGTCTGCGCTTGTCATAAAACTCATCAAAAATGCTAAAATCGCTGGTGCAAATAGCACAAAAGCAGAAACGGTGAGAAGCAAATAAAAAAGAAGCTTTTTACGCCATGTCAACGTCATTGGTAATGCACCTTCTTTTCGCCAAGCTTAAATTGCACGATCGTCATAAGCAAGATGATCGCAAACAACACAACTGCTTGCGCACTGGCGGTTCCATATTGGTAATTGACAAAAGCTTCCCGATAAATGGAATAAACGATCAAGTTCGTTTCATTTTGCGGTCCACCTCTAGTGAGCATGTCAATTTGCCCAAATGTCTGGAACGCATTAATCATGGTGACAGTGACAACAAAAAACAGCGTCGGCGATAACATTGGAATGGTAATCCGCCTTAATTTGTAAAAATAGCTGGCGCCGTCAATATCGGCACTTTCATACAAGTAGCGGTCAATGGACTGCAAACCGCCTAACAAAATGAGGAATGTAAAGCCTATATTCATCCAAATCGTTGAGACAGAAACAGAAAATAACGCCCATTTCGGATCTGTTAGCCATCCGATTGAGCCGACGTTCAGCCAGCCAAGCAGCTGGTTCAAAAAACCGATGCTAGGATGGAACAAAAACAGCCAAAATACAGATGCTGCCGCTACTGATATGCCCATCGTCGAAGAAAACACCATCCGAAATATACCGATTCCCCTTAGCCGCTCATTGGCGATAATAGCCAAAAACAAACTGATGAGAATCGTTCCTGGCACCGTGTAAAGCACAAATAAAAAGGTCGATGTGAGTGATTTTAAAAAAAGATCTGATGTAAAAATACGCATGAAATTCTCGAAACCGACAAAGACCGTTGCCATTCCGCGGTTATCTGTCAGAAAGAAACTTAAATACAACGTCCGTATCATTGGGTAAAACAGAAACACAGTAAACAAAAACAAAGAAGGAAATAAAAACAGCATGCCTTTGGCAAAATGCCTAGTACTGCGTTTTCCTTTTTTCGCGGTGCTTGTCTGTTCAGGTACATAGACATACGGTTCCGTCATAAGGCGACAACCTCTTGTTGGACATTGGTGGCTGCCGGTTTCAAAAGCTTGCCTGTTTCCGAGTCAAAGAAACTGATATGGGCCATATCAATCGCGACTGGTACGAGGTCGCCGGCTGTGATTGCCCATTGCCCACTCCATTTAGCTGTCCATAATTCCTTGCCGACTTCGAATACAACGACGGTCTCATTCCCTAGCTGTTCCACACTAGCAACAAGCAATGTTACGGTCGGCTTTTCTTTCTCAAAGCGGATGTGCTCAGAGCGAATGCCAATCGTCAATCGCTGTCCTAATAGATTGCTGTCTAATCGCTGTTTGACTGGCAAGGCAATCGTCTCTTCTACGAGCAGCTGCCCATTCTCAGAGACAAAACGGGCTTTGCCTATGTTCATCTTAGGAGAACCAATAAACGTAGCAACAAATAAATTCGCTGGTGTGTTATACAAATCAATTGGTTTGCCTACTTGCTGGATATGCCCATCGTTTAGCACCATAATACGA is a genomic window of Shouchella clausii containing:
- a CDS encoding ABC transporter substrate-binding protein → MKKGIGLLSSAAALVMLAACGSSGGASGGDSDKTVVTFWHSMGGQAQVALDQIVSSYNESQDEVHVNAEFQGTYEESLPKFHSVGGTEEAPTIIQVQEIGTMSMINSGNIVPIQQFIDEEGYDMSGLEENIINYYHIDGQFYSMPFNSSTPVMYYNKDAFEAAGLDPESPPETFEGIEEASKKIVEANEGMKGFALQAYGWLFEELLANQGGHLLNNENGRDDVATEVAFDNDKGRSIFEWVERMIEEDTFMNYGTNSDNMVAGFLAGEVAMFMQSSATSRDVIDNAPFEVGVAFIPHSEEVEREGVVIGGASLWMSSGKEEAEQEAAWDFMKYLATPEVQAEWHVGTGYFAINPDAYNEQVVQEAYEDMPQLQTAVQQLQSTKKSVATQGALMDMIPEERKIIETALENVFNGTDTQTAFDEAVKQVNAAIEQANKARGDS
- a CDS encoding carbohydrate ABC transporter permease, which encodes MTLTWRKKLLFYLLLTVSAFVLFAPAILAFLMSFMTSADTLTGKVIPSVWTFDNYIQAFQRFPLLNYLLNSLIVSLVIMVGQLILSSLAAYAFVFLTFKGRDMLFFLFVATMMIPFEASIIPNFQTIRELGLVNTYPGLTLPFFAMAFGTFLLRQTFKQIPVELKEASEILGMGDFKFYLTVVLPMARTSLVTLGIYGFLTSWNMYLWPLLATTDDTVRTVQIGLKQLQSQETLNQWGVVMAGAVIVILPTLILLFLGQKKLQQGLAEGALK
- a CDS encoding carbohydrate ABC transporter permease; the protein is MTEPYVYVPEQTSTAKKGKRSTRHFAKGMLFLFPSLFLFTVFLFYPMIRTLYLSFFLTDNRGMATVFVGFENFMRIFTSDLFLKSLTSTFLFVLYTVPGTILISLFLAIIANERLRGIGIFRMVFSSTMGISVAAASVFWLFLFHPSIGFLNQLLGWLNVGSIGWLTDPKWALFSVSVSTIWMNIGFTFLILLGGLQSIDRYLYESADIDGASYFYKLRRITIPMLSPTLFFVVTVTMINAFQTFGQIDMLTRGGPQNETNLIVYSIYREAFVNYQYGTASAQAVVLFAIILLMTIVQFKLGEKKVHYQ